Proteins encoded within one genomic window of Arachis ipaensis cultivar K30076 chromosome B08, Araip1.1, whole genome shotgun sequence:
- the LOC107611354 gene encoding acanthoscurrin-2-like: MAVVKWRCWEGARRRCGGTGRGGGGAGWVGGWGLGWVKGCDGGRVGEGCGLEGDGMGGGAGGVVVVAGRGGGSVMAAKEGVAERGRRKGGVWGARWG; encoded by the coding sequence ATGGCGGTGGTGAAGTGGCGGTGCTGGGAGGGGGCACGGCGGCGCTGTGGCGGAACAGGGCGGGGCGGTGGTGGAGCAGGTTGGGTTGGAGGGTGGGGTTTGGGTTGGGTGAAGGGTTGTGATGGTGGGAGGGTTGGCGAGGGTTGTGGATTGGAGGGGGATGGAATGGGAGGCGGCGCTGGTGgcgtggtggtggtggctggccGCGGTGGGGGCAGCGTGATGGCTGCAAAGGAGGGAGTTGCAGAGAGGGGGAGGAGAAAAGGGGGGGTATGGGGGGCGCGATGGGGTTAG